One Erpetoichthys calabaricus chromosome 8, fErpCal1.3, whole genome shotgun sequence DNA segment encodes these proteins:
- the rer1 gene encoding protein RER1, producing the protein MSEGDSTGESIHGKPSAISRFFTRLGQVYQSWLDKSTPFAVLRWVVTLGLTLIYMIRVYLLQGWYIVTYALGIYHLNLFIAFLSPKVDPSLMEDMDDGPSLPTKQNEEFRPFIRRLPEFKFWHSATKGIVIAMICTFFEAFNVPVFWPILVMYFIMLFCITMKRQIKHMIKYRYLPFTHGKRTYKGKEDGGKTFAS; encoded by the exons ATGTCAGAAGGGGACAGTACTGGAGAATCCATTCACGGGAAGCCGTCCGCAATAAGCAGATTTTTCACGCGTCTAGGACAG gTTTACCAGTCCTGGCTGGACAAATCCACACCTTTTGCTGTATTGCGATGGGTGGTTACTTTAGGTTTGACACTAATCTACATGATTCGAGTCTACTTGCTGCAG GGATGGTATATTGTAACATATGCACTTGGGATCTACCATCTTAATCTCTTCATCGCTTTTCTATCACCGAAAGTGGACCCATCTTTAATGGAAGACATGG ATGATGGCCCTTCATTACCAACAAAACAGAATGAAGAATTCAGACCATTCATTAGAAGGTTACCAGAATTCAAATTCTG GCATTCTGCAACCAAGGGGATCGTCATAGCTATGATTTGCACATTTTTTGAAGCCTTCAATGTGCCGGTTTTCTGGCCAATTCTTGTCATGTATTTTATCATGCTTTTCTGCATCACAATGAAGAGGCAGATTAAG CATATGATCAAATACAGATATTTGCCATTCACTCATGGAAAGAGAACTTATAAAGGAAAAGAAGATGGTGGGAAAACATTTGCAAGTTAA